Proteins from a single region of Ogataea parapolymorpha DL-1 chromosome IV, whole genome shotgun sequence:
- a CDS encoding Vacuolar ATPase assembly integral membrane protein VPH2, with amino-acid sequence MKYKISPSIEKALRQIEPSKFPEFKERGWISHNDLACLIRSSDLVLIKDLSPYFDTPPQTPKSPDFLKQMEELKARQEELEYQKLVGSLPGQIGRPSVLQEAKEVKHQVTTIVNVLISVVSVAYAVWYWTGSVNLFNDATRVLLALFAAILVLVAEVVVFGGYLRRVDEAKQRERRKKEVRKVVDSVTFTKKTQ; translated from the coding sequence ATGAAATATAAAATAAGCCCGTCTATAGAAAAAGCGTTGCGACAAATAGAACCGTCTAAATTCCCCGAGTTCAAAGAGAGAGGATGGATCTCGCACAATGACCTTGCTTGTCTCATAAGAAGTTCCGATCTCGTTCTGATCAAAGACCTCTCGCCGTACTTCGATACTCCGCCACAGACACCCAAATCGCCCGATTTTCTCAAGCagatggaggagctcaaggcaCGGCAGGAAGAATTGGAGTACCAGAAACTAGTAGGCTCGCTTCCAGGCCAGATCGGACGCCCGTCGGTGCTCcaggaggccaaggaggtcAAACATCAGGTGACGACTATCGTCAACGTCCTGATCAGCGTGGTTTCTGTGGCCTACGCGGTGTGGTACTGGACAGGATCTGTCAATTTGTTTAATGACGCTACCAGGGTGCTGTTGGCCCTTTTTGCCGCCAttctggtgctggtggCCGAAGTGGTGGTTTTCGGGGGCTATCTACGACgcgtggacgaggccaaaCAGCGCGAGCggagaaagaaagaagtGCGCAAGGTGGTCGATTCTGTCACATTTACGAAAAAAACACAATGa
- a CDS encoding Nucleoporin NIC96, with amino-acid sequence MVQSTLPGAKPANETKPSTSLKELLEASRSLPKRLNDVGTIHLGLNEIKRKAYELRKYNKSDKDVNPYTKAHYLLVGSGFTIEEIQSELDSIDLRQLDPSHVANVVDMGDIDSYINSRKDENILTAIEQSLSAAARDFDTYVSKNITIDWAQRKKELQNSLSTLLKRTEPSSELSSSPEKKAKTADVSLEKQLIWNSTKHKHILSSKLEFTDVKVPEPKASNPNLSYGLRQKFELYAQVIYELNDARQQGQSYPLATVFADLSKQEVSPKSKQLHETWLILRDFCETEEAKSGQILERRFAKGHCSDSLTAFESLSLRKRIVTRSRNYLEAQFLDYINELYFKSDIAAQDNKIVDSVTKVQNFLELTLKGKNKEWKVPNLYFVNGNPIWATLFYLLRAGCLDEAVQLVTQSTDSFQKLERSFPMYLKSYCQSPDRKLSRELQGRILNEFNQYFKHFNKEIDPFKYAVYKLIGRCDLSKKNLPSITLSIEDWLWFHLSLIQEDELDEDELVREFYTLNDFQKSVLQYGADSFNASANNPMYLQALVLTGLYEVAVKYLFEKSEIDAVHLAITLAYYGLLRVPDDKIEQEDKMLTVDSRGFGSISYARLLGYFTSSFKFSDPRVAAEYLFCICLCDGLKPALKEAQITLGRNAIRELVLETREFVILLGKIDKDGTRSPGIIEQRKKLLYLDDKESYLHNIAEQAAVKADEEGRPFDCILLYQLSEEYDMVIDLVNRVLAEFLISIDLKTPIDDILGQELIQGETNIVKLAQRLMQIYSASPSILEKVSLKQRETCTALLDMVEIRREFTTTNPDFAGILLKIEKLNVIPCSATMELEKIRAKSQELKTISEAITKNVPNLLVIEMSCIAQLFYELSQGYDSNVLKLSQINAQNASKEDKLVSLRQMSRNCMIYAGMVQYKMPREVYTTLINLEVNM; translated from the coding sequence ATGGTCCAGAGTACTTTGCCAGGAGCGAAGCCGGCCAATGAGACAAAACCGTCGActtctttgaaagagttgTTGGAAGCCTCGCGTAGTTTGCCCAAGCGACTGAATGACGTTGGAACAATCCACCTTGGACTCAATGAAATCAAACGGAAAGCTTATGAATTGCGCAAATACAACAAAAGCGACAAGGATGTGAACCCTTATACAAAAGCGCATTACCTCCTTGTGGGAAGCGGTTTTACGATAGAAGAAATACAGAGCGAGCTGGATTCAATTGACTTGCGCCAGCTTGACCCGTCTCACGTGGCAAACGTCGTCGATATGGGTGACATAGACAGTTACATCAACAGCCGTAAAGACGAAAATATTCTAACAGCTATTGAACAATCGTTGtctgcagctgctcgcGACTTTGATACGTACGTCAGCAAGAACATCACCATAGATTGGGCACAgagaaagaaagagctACAAAATTCTCTTTCCACTCTGCTGAAGAGAACCGAGCCTAGCTCAGAGTTGTCGTCTTCTCCCGAAAAGAAGGCAAAGACAGCTGACGTCAgcttggaaaaacagctcaTATGGAACAGCAccaaacacaaacacaTTTTGTCTTCGAAACTGGAATTTACGGACGTCAAGGTCCCAGAGCCCAAGGCCTCGAATCCAAACCTTTCGTACGGTCTTAGACAGAAGTTTGAGTTATATGCTCAGGTTATTTATGAGCTCAACGACGCAAGACAACAAGGCCAGTCCTATCCATTGGCTACTGTTTTTGCAGACCTCTCCAAACAAGAAGTGAGTCCCAAGTCCAAACAGCTTCATGAAACATGGCTCATTCTGAGAGACTTTTGCGAGACAGAAGAGGCGAAGTCCGGACAAATTCTTGAGAGAAGATTCGCGAAAGGCCATTGCTCTGATTCACTGACTGCATTTGAGTCGCTGTCCTTGCGCAAGAGGATCGTGACACGCAGCAGAAACTATTTGGAGGCCCAATTTTTGGACTACATCAACGAGCTATATTTCAAATCAGACAtcgctgctcaagataATAAAATAGTTGACAGTGTCACAAAGGTTCAGAATTTCCTGGAGCTGACTCTCAAgggaaaaaacaaagagTGGAAGGTCCCGAATCTATACTTCGTCAATGGGAACCCGATCTGGGCCACTCTATTCTACCTTTTGAGGGCAGGCTGTTTAGACGAAGCTGTTCAGCTGGTCACTCAATCAACCGAttctttccaaaaattaGAGCGCTCTTTCCCAATGTACTTAAAAAGCTACTGTCAGAGCCCAGACAGAAAGCTTTCTCGTGAATTACAGGGGCGAATTCTGAATGAATTCAACCAGTATTTTAAACACTTCAACAAGGAAATTGATCCATTCAAATACGCCGTCTACAAGCTCATTGGAAGATGTGAtttgagcaagaaaaatctGCCATCGATCACACTTAGCATTGAAGACTGGTTATGGTTCCATCTGTCTCTAATCCAGGAAGACGAGCTTGATGAGGACGAGTTAGTTCGCGAATTCTACACTCTGAACGATTTCCAAAAATCTGTTCTCCAATATGGAGCAGATTCGTTCAATGCTTCGGCAAACAACCCAATGTATTTGCAGGCCTTAGTTCTTACTGGCCTATATGAAGTTGCTGTCAAATATCTGTTCGAAAAGAGTGAGATTGATGCCGTTCACTTGGCTATCACTCTCGCTTACTATGGGCTTTTGAGGGTGCCGGATGACAAAATAGAGCAAGAGGATAAAATGTTGACAGTCGATAGCAGAGGATTTGGCTCGATTTCTTACGCTCGCTTGCTAGGATATTTTACCAGCAGCTTCAAGTTTTCTGATCCAAGGGTGGCAGCCGAATATCTCTTCTGCATCTGTCTTTGTGATGGACTAAAGCCAGCTTTGAAAGAGGCACAAATCACGCTTGGTAGAAACGCCATTAGAGAGTTGGTGCTCGAGACCAGGGAGTTTGTGATTCTCCTTGGTAAAATCGACAAGGATGGTACAAGGTCGCCAGGTATTATTGAACAGCGCAAGAAATTACTTTACTTAGACGACAAAGAGAGTTATTTGCACAACATCGCGGAACAGGCAGCAGTCAAAGCAGACGAAGAGGGCAGACCTTTCGACTGCATTTTGCTCTATCAACTGAGCGAGGAGTATGACATGGTCATCGATCTAGTGAACAGGGTCCTAGCAGAGTTCCTTATATCCATCGATCTCAAGACCCCTATTGACGACATACTGGGACAGGAGCTGATCCAAGGCGAGACTAATATCGTGAAACTTGCGCAAAGACTTATGCAGATCTATTCGGCCTCACCGTCGATCCTGGAAAAAGTGTCTTTGAAGCAGCGTGAAACATGTACCGCATTGCTGGATATGGTGGAAATTAGAAGAGAATTTACCACCACCAATCCCGACTTTGCAGGAAttctgctcaaaatcgagAAACTCAATGTGATCCCATGCTCTGCGACGATGGAATTGGAGAAGATTCGGGCAAAATCACAGGAGCTAAAGACTATTAGCGAGGCCATCACCAAGAACGTTCCCAACTTACTGGTGATCGAGATGAGTTGCATAGCCCAGCTTTTCTATGAACTCAGTCAGGGTTATGACTCGAACGTGCTCAAGCTGTCTCAGATCAATGCCCAGAACGCATCAAAAGAGGACAAACTTGTCTCGCTTAGACAAATGTCCAGAAACTGTATGATATATGCTGGTATGGTCCAGTACAAGATGCCAAGAGAGGTATACACCACTCTGATAAATCTGGAAGTCAACATGTGA